The sequence ATAATATCCAGGAGGCGTCAGCAGTGGATATATTCAGGTCCTTCTGTATTGTTGGTAGTGATGGTACGAGCATTCCCTCGGTGTACATAACGACGAGGGTTAGCGTTACCAGTATCGCCGTTGCTCGCCACGCATAGGCAACATCATACTCCCCACCTAAACTAGTTCCACCTCTATACATCTATCATCACCACCACACATTACCTCATAATTAACAAAGCGACCCTGGTAATTCGTTTGCCCCGCACCGCCAGAGTTTGTTGGGGATACACGACTGCCGTTGTTATTACCACCCATCCTACGTCTCCTAATAGCCGCAATAACGCCTATTACAAGAACAACCACTATCAGTATGAACACAATCCATAGAAGTACATTTGGCGCAGACCTAACAGTTACGTAGGTAGTCACAGACTCAGCCAGTGGATATAGGGAACCAGTTTGATTCCACACGAAGGTTAGGACCACCGGGTAATTACCTGGCCGCGCATTTGAGTCAACATCCACTAGGAACGTGACATTTATCTCCTGCCCTGGCTTTAAATCGCCGATAAATGCCTGGGATGCCGTTAATGCCGAGAGTGGGTTGCTCGATGATACGTGTGGCTGTATTACCTGGCCTGTGGATATCGTAACCATCACATTCTTAGCCTCAACAGAACCCTCATTCATGATCGTTATTGTTATTGGTACCTTGGACGCGCCAGGTGACAGAGTTGATGACGATATTGTACTCAACAGCGCATTCAGGTTCGACAGACTTGGGTTTGGTGGTTGTGGGTAACTGACACTAACCACGGCTAGGTTGGCCCTGGGCCTTACATTAAGCTGGTAGTATCTCGTTGTTGAACCACCGTCATAAGCCACGGTAACGTTCACCGTATAATTACCTGGGTCACTTGGTAAGCTAATGGGGATTGTTAGTTGAATTGGTTGACCCGGCGGTATGGCGCCAAGTATTAACGGCATGCTGATCAGGGGTGAAACGCCCGTACTATTTATATAGAGCATGGCATCGTACGCAATACCGGATCCAATATTCACAATACTAAGCATCAACTGGGCCATTGGGTAGCTCTGAAAAACCTCAGGTGGGTTGGTGGCCACTGACTGAATGTACACAATGGGTTCTTGAGGAACTATTAGGGTTGCGTTAATCACATCATCATCACCCGTGAAGTAATCAACCCACAGCTCCAGCGTATAATTTCCTTGAAGTAAGTAGTCGGGTACATAGGCATAGAAGGTCAGCGGGACCGGCTGACCCGGTGGTAGAGCAGGTAGGTGCTGCGTCATGTTAACCAGCCTGAGTTGTGACGGAGCGGATAGTAGGGTCACCGTGACATTATAGACCGGAGTATTCCCATAATTGGTTAGGTATATGGTTAGGGGCACGTATGAATTAGGCAGTGCTTGAAC is a genomic window of Vulcanisaeta souniana JCM 11219 containing:
- a CDS encoding COG1361 S-layer family protein; this translates as MDPISLSIIVLAHWLLNQPVAPGEDSYLVFTVFNPTQAYLFNMTIAINSSLITPIYYVNSSSNYCQIPVVPPEGNSSCIVYVQVNPDTPMGIYEVPITVNYTEVNITTTVKPLITYQTISIPVTTLVTTMLYDNTPIITGVKTVPVTIQIPTVMGSIPSISTSQSSESVSTNVSVPILGYIGFEATAMIGTPDNVVQALPNSYVPLTIYLTNYGNTPVYNVTVTLLSAPSQLRLVNMTQHLPALPPGQPVPLTFYAYVPDYLLQGNYTLELWVDYFTGDDDVINATLIVPQEPIVYIQSVATNPPEVFQSYPMAQLMLSIVNIGSGIAYDAMLYINSTGVSPLISMPLILGAIPPGQPIQLTIPISLPSDPGNYTVNVTVAYDGGSTTRYYQLNVRPRANLAVVSVSYPQPPNPSLSNLNALLSTISSSTLSPGASKVPITITIMNEGSVEAKNVMVTISTGQVIQPHVSSSNPLSALTASQAFIGDLKPGQEINVTFLVDVDSNARPGNYPVVLTFVWNQTGSLYPLAESVTTYVTVRSAPNVLLWIVFILIVVVLVIGVIAAIRRRRMGGNNNGSRVSPTNSGGAGQTNYQGRFVNYEVMCGGDDRCIEVELV